A single region of the Mycobacterium avium subsp. avium genome encodes:
- a CDS encoding ATP-binding cassette domain-containing protein yields MPTEASALPASLTVWAGPSRYVFAPGRDVVVGYGPGCDIPLERLAPQPPPAPRVDVVLRFTGAHWVAIDLSHRGIFLDGSRVPTVEIRDGLAITIEDPRHGPRLVFQVADPGHSAPRPPNPPAAPPVPPGRPTAPDPTVPTQSATQRMPAAAPPPVPPPPPPVPPPAPPAPAPEPPKGPGLIERMITSKLRAQRPSFRTDEANSTHRLPLRTAARTTGVVAYQLGLSVDGHETLSGISFTAKPGAMTAVIGPSAARNAALLALLAGTRTPSSGRVTVDGHDVHAEPAAMRARIGVVSREERLHRRLTVEQALRYAAELRLPPETSAEQRDRVVGQVLDELDLTAHRDTRIRKLAPEVRRCTALAIELITRPSLLVVDEPTAGLNAAQQRHVMAVLRRQANLGCVVVAAISSRTSLTDVNMCDQVLVLTAAGKVAYLGTPLQAESAMGSADWSAVLARVGADPDGAHRAFRARPQSAAPTTPPEVAAPWAPPAALPGNRQVRWVARREIRLLLANRLYFAFLALLPFVLAGLTLLIPGDSGLARPAPSSANAHEAIEILALLNVAAVIIGTALTVPAMVGEHRVYRREQQVGLSAPAYLAAKVAVYALAAAVWAAVMFAVVIAVKGAPVYGAVVLHDATFELYVAVAVTAMVSAVIGLALSALGKSLGEVLPLLVPVILAAVLFNGSLVQLVSMWGLQQISWLVPARWGFAASASTVNLRRIDPLAANAETWTHYSGWWVFDMVMLVLFGVAAAGVTLYRLRSPGKIRSAT; encoded by the coding sequence ATGCCGACCGAGGCTTCGGCGCTTCCGGCCTCGCTGACCGTATGGGCCGGACCGAGCAGGTACGTCTTCGCCCCCGGTCGCGACGTGGTGGTGGGCTACGGCCCCGGCTGTGACATCCCGCTGGAACGCCTCGCCCCGCAACCACCCCCGGCGCCGCGCGTGGACGTGGTGCTGCGCTTCACCGGCGCCCACTGGGTGGCCATCGACCTGAGCCACCGCGGCATCTTCCTGGACGGATCCCGGGTCCCGACGGTCGAGATCCGCGACGGCCTGGCCATCACCATCGAAGATCCCCGGCACGGCCCGCGGCTGGTTTTCCAGGTCGCCGACCCGGGACACTCGGCCCCGCGGCCGCCGAATCCCCCGGCCGCGCCGCCTGTTCCGCCGGGCCGGCCGACCGCCCCCGACCCCACGGTGCCGACCCAAAGCGCCACCCAGCGCATGCCCGCGGCCGCGCCGCCACCCGTTCCACCGCCTCCCCCTCCCGTTCCGCCGCCGGCCCCGCCCGCGCCGGCGCCCGAGCCGCCCAAGGGCCCGGGCCTGATCGAGCGGATGATCACCTCCAAGCTGCGCGCCCAGCGCCCGTCGTTCCGTACCGACGAAGCCAACTCCACCCATCGGCTGCCGCTGCGCACCGCCGCCCGCACCACCGGCGTGGTGGCCTATCAGCTCGGGCTGTCCGTCGACGGGCACGAGACGCTGTCGGGCATCTCATTCACGGCGAAGCCCGGCGCCATGACCGCGGTCATCGGACCCTCCGCGGCGCGCAATGCCGCGCTGCTGGCGCTGCTGGCGGGCACCCGGACGCCCAGCTCCGGGCGCGTCACCGTCGACGGACACGACGTGCACGCCGAGCCGGCGGCCATGCGCGCCCGCATCGGGGTCGTCTCGCGCGAGGAGCGCCTGCACCGGCGGCTCACCGTCGAACAAGCGCTGCGCTATGCCGCCGAATTGCGGCTACCGCCGGAGACCTCGGCGGAGCAACGCGACCGGGTGGTCGGCCAGGTGCTCGACGAACTCGACCTGACCGCCCACCGCGACACCAGGATCCGCAAACTCGCGCCCGAGGTGCGGCGCTGCACCGCCCTGGCGATCGAGCTCATCACGCGACCGAGCCTGCTGGTGGTCGACGAGCCGACCGCCGGGCTGAACGCGGCGCAGCAGCGCCACGTGATGGCCGTGCTGCGCCGCCAGGCCAATCTCGGCTGCGTCGTGGTGGCGGCGATCTCGTCGCGCACGTCGCTCACCGACGTCAACATGTGCGATCAGGTGTTGGTGCTCACCGCCGCCGGCAAGGTCGCCTATCTCGGGACGCCGCTGCAGGCCGAGTCCGCGATGGGCAGCGCCGACTGGTCGGCGGTGCTGGCCCGGGTCGGCGCCGATCCGGACGGCGCCCATCGCGCGTTTCGGGCGCGGCCGCAATCCGCGGCGCCGACCACCCCGCCGGAGGTCGCGGCGCCGTGGGCGCCGCCGGCCGCGCTGCCGGGCAACCGGCAGGTGCGGTGGGTGGCCCGCCGCGAGATCCGGCTGCTGCTCGCCAATCGCCTCTACTTCGCATTCCTGGCGCTGCTGCCGTTCGTGTTGGCCGGACTCACGCTGCTGATCCCCGGCGATTCGGGCCTGGCGCGGCCCGCGCCGAGCAGCGCCAACGCGCACGAGGCCATCGAAATCCTGGCTCTGCTCAACGTTGCCGCGGTGATCATCGGGACGGCGCTGACGGTTCCGGCCATGGTCGGGGAGCATCGCGTCTACCGCCGCGAACAGCAGGTCGGGCTGTCCGCGCCGGCCTACCTGGCCGCCAAGGTCGCCGTGTACGCGCTGGCCGCGGCCGTCTGGGCGGCCGTCATGTTCGCCGTCGTCATCGCCGTCAAGGGCGCTCCGGTGTACGGCGCCGTCGTGCTGCACGACGCCACGTTCGAGCTCTACGTCGCCGTGGCGGTCACCGCGATGGTGTCCGCAGTGATCGGCCTGGCGCTGTCGGCGCTGGGCAAGTCGCTGGGCGAAGTCCTGCCGCTGCTGGTGCCGGTGATTCTGGCCGCGGTGCTGTTCAACGGAAGCCTGGTGCAGCTGGTCAGCATGTGGGGGCTGCAGCAGATCAGCTGGCTCGTCCCGGCCCGGTGGGGTTTCGCCGCGTCGGCGTCCACGGTGAACCTGCGCCGGATCGACCCGCTGGCCGCCAACGCCGAGACCTGGACGCACTACAGCGGCTGGTGGGTCTTCGACATGGTGATGCTCGTGCTGTTCGGCGTCGCCGCCGCGGGCGTGACCCTCTACCGGTTGCGCTCACCCGGGAAGATCCGTTCGGCGACATGA